The Chloroflexota bacterium DNA segment TAGGATCAAGTCATAACTCTCCCTGAACCAAATGATGATCGGAACCGATCCACCGCAGCCTTTCGGCAATTTTATATTATGTATTATATCAAACGACCTCGAATCGGTGTCGTCTTTCTAGAGGACAACGCTCACGGCAGAATGCATGGAGTCTACAAAGCTTCCGAAAACTAATTTTTCAGCCAGGATGAGGAATACAATGCATGAGGTTACGATTATGAGTAGATTAGAGATTGCGTAGGCCTTTGCCTAGCAGAACTATCTTTAGCCCTTGATGAGATGACAAGCAACTTGGTGACCTTCGCTCAGCAGCCGCAAGTTAGGCTCTTGTGTTCTACAGGCATCCATAACGAACGGGCAGCGAGTATGGAAGCGGCATCCACTCGGTGGATTGGCCGGCGATGGAATCTCGCCGTGCAATATTATCCGATCCCGTTCGCGGGCTCGACGTGGGTTAGGGACAGGAGTTACTGAAAGGAGAGCACGCGTGTAGGGATGCAGGGGATCGGTGAAGATGCTCTCCACTGGCCCGGACTCGACGATTTTGCCCAGATACATGACCGCTACCTGGTGAGCTATAGCTCTCACCACAGCCAGATCGTGTGTAATGAATAGATATGCCAGCCCACTATCTTGCTGCAAGGATTGCATCAGCTGGAGGATCTGAGCGCGCACGGAAACGTCAAGGGCAGAGACTGGTTCGTCTGCTACCACTAGCCTGGGCTGCAGAGAGATAGCGCGCGCTACGCAAATGCGTTGGAGCTGCCCTCCACTGAACTCGCGCGGGTACCGATCCAGGTATCGATAGGCCGGCGATAGCCCCACGCGTTCCAGGATCTCTGCAACAATCGAACGGACTTCAGATTGTGAGGCCAAGCCGTGAAGCAACAGCGGGTCACGTAATATCTCGAAGACGGTCCTCCGAGGATTGAGCGCCGCACGTGGATCCTGAAAGATCACTTGTACATCTTTCCGGAAGCGACGGAGCGGCATGCCACGCAAGGCATGTACATCCTGTCCCTGGAACAACACACGCCCAGCCGTTGGCTCGATGAGACGCAATATCAGTCTCGCGGTCGTCGTCTTGCCTGAGCCGCTCTCGCCGACCAACGCCAGGGTCTCGGTGGTTCCGATCTCAAGCGAGACATCATCAACAGCGCGTACGAGACTGGGACGACGATTGAGAAATCCGCTAGACATGCGGAAGTGCTTGGTGAGCCCTTCAGCTATGAGCACAGGTTCGCCCCTACCGGTCAACTGCCACTTTCC contains these protein-coding regions:
- a CDS encoding ATP-binding cassette domain-containing protein, with protein sequence MLIAEGLTKHFRMSSGFLNRRPSLVRAVDDVSLEIGTTETLALVGESGSGKTTTARLILRLIEPTAGRVLFQGQDVHALRGMPLRRFRKDVQVIFQDPRAALNPRRTVFEILRDPLLLHGLASQSEVRSIVAEILERVGLSPAYRYLDRYPREFSGGQLQRICVARAISLQPRLVVADEPVSALDVSVRAQILQLMQSLQQDSGLAYLFITHDLAVVRAIAHQVAVMYLGKIVESGPVESIFTDPLHPYTRALLSVTPVPNPRRARERDRIILHGEIPSPANPPSGCRFHTRCPFVMDACRTQEPNLRLLSEGHQVACHLIKG